The following proteins are encoded in a genomic region of Comamonas resistens:
- a CDS encoding molybdopterin-dependent oxidoreductase, with translation MTDSKLLSRRGLLSHSSAACAALGAMALPLATPAQAARSASRTCVLDGLQPVVLTISGPGVQFNRGKPQAVADRMLQLHGYQFDSAWSCGLDALNSLEQHRLKTTLEYDEAEHSLQGPLLENVLQASGVDIAQAMAQGHWLTLQGIDGYRSHLPLAQAVRWRMLLATQMDGQALAMGGVGPLWASFAPQHIEELSHQPLNQRFTAAVWGLYYLRISTQQPQA, from the coding sequence ATGACCGACTCCAAACTGCTGTCTCGCCGAGGTCTGCTTTCGCACAGCAGCGCTGCCTGTGCCGCACTAGGTGCCATGGCCCTGCCCCTGGCCACTCCGGCCCAGGCCGCCAGATCTGCCAGCCGCACCTGCGTGCTCGATGGCCTGCAGCCCGTGGTACTGACCATCTCCGGCCCCGGCGTGCAGTTCAACCGAGGCAAACCGCAGGCCGTGGCCGACCGCATGCTGCAGCTGCATGGCTATCAGTTTGACAGCGCCTGGTCCTGCGGGCTCGACGCCCTGAACAGTCTGGAGCAGCACCGGCTGAAAACCACGCTGGAATATGACGAGGCCGAGCACAGCCTCCAAGGCCCGCTGCTCGAGAACGTGCTGCAGGCCAGCGGCGTGGACATCGCCCAGGCCATGGCCCAGGGCCACTGGCTCACGCTGCAAGGCATTGACGGCTACCGCAGCCACCTGCCGCTGGCCCAGGCCGTGCGCTGGCGCATGCTGCTGGCCACCCAGATGGATGGACAGGCGCTGGCCATGGGTGGCGTAGGGCCGCTCTGGGCCAGCTTCGCGCCTCAGCATATCGAAGAGCTGAGCCACCAGCCCCTCAACCAGCGCTTTACGGCCGCGGTCTGGGGCCTGTACTACCTACGCATCAGCACGCAGCAGCCCCAGGCCTGA
- a CDS encoding Bug family tripartite tricarboxylate transporter substrate binding protein: MTNFLRRSLLACALAAVLPAALSVNAYAADWPSRPIRLVVSYPAGGVSDVVARALGEKLTAALGQSVVVDNKAGAGGAIGLDLVAKSNPDGYTLGFSSISPLTLSPHLGKPLFDAHKDIVPVVSVMYSPVLLLGTTRSTAASFPELIAQAKAHPGDVRWATAGLASLGHIMLEQIADQSRTQITHVPYKGGGQQLNDGLSAQFEVLSTNAGPAVMQHIKAGKFKALAVGAPSRLDTLPNVPTLAELGYKSANMTSVFGIFAPAGVPAPILARLNAEVNKALALPDVRQRLEATDNVPTGGKAADFAKQIEAESRANAQIIKAAKIQLN; this comes from the coding sequence ATGACTAACTTTCTGCGCCGAAGCCTGCTGGCTTGTGCCCTCGCTGCGGTCTTGCCGGCTGCTCTGTCCGTGAACGCATATGCGGCCGACTGGCCCTCGCGCCCCATCCGTCTCGTGGTGTCCTACCCCGCAGGCGGCGTCAGCGACGTGGTGGCACGCGCTCTGGGAGAAAAGCTCACGGCGGCCTTGGGCCAGTCCGTGGTGGTGGATAACAAGGCTGGCGCTGGCGGTGCCATCGGCCTGGATCTGGTGGCCAAGTCCAACCCCGACGGCTATACGCTGGGCTTTTCCTCCATCAGCCCGCTGACGCTGAGCCCTCACCTGGGCAAGCCGCTGTTCGATGCCCACAAGGACATTGTTCCTGTGGTCAGCGTCATGTATTCGCCCGTGCTGCTGCTGGGCACCACGCGCTCTACAGCCGCCAGCTTCCCCGAGCTGATTGCCCAGGCCAAGGCTCATCCCGGCGATGTGCGCTGGGCCACGGCGGGTCTGGCCTCGCTGGGCCACATCATGCTCGAGCAGATTGCCGACCAGTCCAGGACGCAGATCACCCATGTGCCTTACAAAGGCGGCGGCCAGCAGCTCAATGACGGCCTGAGCGCGCAATTCGAGGTGCTCTCGACCAATGCCGGCCCTGCGGTGATGCAGCACATCAAGGCTGGAAAATTCAAGGCTTTGGCGGTGGGTGCTCCCTCGCGCCTCGATACCCTGCCCAATGTGCCAACCCTGGCGGAGCTGGGCTACAAGAGTGCCAATATGACCTCGGTGTTCGGTATCTTTGCACCGGCCGGTGTGCCCGCACCCATCCTGGCCCGCCTGAATGCCGAGGTGAACAAGGCGCTGGCCTTGCCCGATGTACGTCAACGCCTGGAAGCCACGGACAATGTGCCCACCGGTGGCAAGGCCGCCGATTTTGCCAAGCAGATCGAGGCCGAATCCAGGGCCAATGCGCAGATCATCAAGGCTGCCAAGATTCAGCTGAACTGA
- the xerD gene encoding site-specific tyrosine recombinase XerD, which produces MSEVRKKTRKPQIPEDWPQPLPASQDAMDLFIDALLLEDGLSRNTLAAYRRDLVAVSRWLAKLEPAKALDAAQEADLQDYFAVRVEDTKATSSNRRLTVLRRYFHWALREKRVAADPTVRMLAAKQAPRMPKVLTQQQVEDLLQAPDVDVPLGLRDRAMLELMYASGLRVSELVGVRMHEVDLRAGVLRVTGKGRKERLVPFGQEAQHWLERYLLQARSAILGGQHSDEVFVTQRGAGMSRVMFWIIVKKYAQLAGIHAPLSPHTLRHAFATHLLNHGADLRVVQMLLGHADISTTTIYTHVARERLKALHAEHHPRG; this is translated from the coding sequence ATGTCTGAAGTCCGGAAAAAAACACGCAAGCCCCAGATTCCCGAGGATTGGCCGCAGCCTTTGCCTGCGAGTCAGGATGCCATGGACCTGTTCATCGATGCCCTGCTGCTGGAAGACGGGCTGTCGCGCAATACGCTGGCTGCCTACCGGCGCGATCTGGTGGCCGTCTCGCGCTGGCTGGCAAAGCTGGAGCCTGCCAAGGCCCTGGATGCAGCCCAGGAGGCTGATCTGCAGGACTATTTCGCCGTGCGTGTCGAGGATACCAAGGCCACTTCATCGAACCGTCGCCTGACGGTGCTGCGGCGCTATTTTCATTGGGCGCTGCGTGAAAAGCGGGTGGCAGCAGACCCCACGGTGCGCATGCTGGCCGCCAAGCAGGCGCCGCGCATGCCCAAGGTGTTGACGCAGCAGCAGGTCGAGGATTTGTTGCAGGCGCCCGATGTGGATGTGCCGCTGGGTCTGCGCGACCGCGCCATGCTGGAGCTGATGTATGCCAGCGGCCTGCGCGTGAGCGAGCTGGTCGGCGTGCGCATGCATGAAGTGGACCTGCGTGCCGGTGTTTTGCGGGTGACGGGCAAGGGGCGCAAGGAGCGGCTGGTGCCGTTTGGCCAGGAGGCGCAGCATTGGCTGGAACGCTATCTGCTGCAGGCACGCTCTGCCATCCTGGGTGGGCAGCACAGCGACGAGGTGTTCGTGACCCAGCGCGGCGCGGGCATGAGCCGGGTGATGTTCTGGATCATCGTCAAGAAATATGCGCAGCTGGCGGGCATTCACGCACCCTTGTCACCGCACACCCTGCGCCACGCCTTTGCCACGCATTTGCTCAACCATGGGGCGGATCTGCGGGTGGTGCAGATGCTGCTGGGCCATGCCGATATCTCCACCACCACCATCTACACCCATGTGGCGCGCGAGCGCCTCAAGGCCTTGCACGCCGAGCATCATCCGCGTGGTTAG